The segment GTTAACATACTCAAAAGAACCTGAACTATAAATCTCGATTGTATACGATAGTTCAGTAACACAGCCAGTCTCTTTCTttataccataaaaaaataaaaaaaattgttttcgGTTTTCACCTCGGACTCAGCCGTCACTGTGGCTGCCATAAATGCAGCGATTGCTCACTGGGAGCAAAACACCTGCATCAGATTCCAGCTCACGTCCAACCTCGCTCAACGGCACGTCAGGTTTTTTGAAGGGTCTGGATGCTGGTCGTATGTCGGCATGCTGGCCCAGAATGGACAAGACATTTCCATTGGAAGTGGCTGCAAAGAAGTAACTACACTATGGTAATATTATGTCGTAACACAATAAATTATATAGTTACCATACTGCACTCCCCAATACCGCTCACTCTACACTGGTTCTGCTCCCATGACATACTCTGTTCCCTCAACATTTAAAACTTATGCCACTTGGTTTAACTGTCTTTCCATGCCTCTACTGATTCCTTGCATTAAACCTTCCCATGAAGTCTTCTCCTAAAACCTTCCTCTATTAAGAAACCATACGAAAGTAAATGAAATTCAGGAGTCGCAGCTGTTTGCACAGAAGATGACAGCACCACAAAAACATTACCATTGATAactaaataataaatagtaataataatagatgagataatgatgaataacaataacaaaaataatggtagttattatgtgtgtgtgtgtgtgtgtgtgtgtgtgtgtgtgtgtgtgtgtgtgtagtaatttAGTTGCCAGAGGCTTGACAAAGTCTTAATAACATCGTTCTCCTCGACGCGGGTCAGCTCGGCATTGTCGCCCATGAGATCGGCCACGCCATTGGGTTCGTGCACGAGCAGAGTCGCCCCGACCGTGACGACTATGTGGTCATCAATTATGGCAACATCCAAACTGGCAAGGAAAACAACTTCAATAAGTACAGCACGTCAGTGGTCAACACCTACGGCATACCATACGACTACTCATCCGACATGCACTACGGCTCTACGGTGAGGGACTTTGCATGAGTATGGTTTCCTTCTTACCATGATGACTATACGCTCCCCTATTGTAAAACGTCTCGTCGtcttagggccagttttacaatccaatacagcaagtttgcGAGCTCCCCTACCAAACgggggcctcgtggtgcagtggttagcacactcggctcacaatcgagagagcccgggttcgattcccgggcggagtggaaaaatttgggcggcttttctgataccctacgcccctgtccacccagcagtgaatgggtaccaggtaataatcgggggttgtgtcccgtctcctggggtctgttcccttctataattccttcccccctcctgtctctatccggcatatgaccatagatgttgcgccgactaaaccaaactttccttttccccaaccaaacacaaaatacgacgaaaattccttgtagctctagttgatataaaaaggtggagggaattttaggaaactacacaggaaatctcttaaTTAGTATATCATATAATGAGTAGAAATAGCGGATCATTGTAGTGGATAtggtttggttggggagcttacaatgACAGagagccagtttcacagttccccatgatgggttcgtaagctcccaaaccaataccagagccttcgaaatttccttgtatagtgtctggtgtttatatttaagttcacaaattttatgaaactatacaggagaagtcttgtgtatttagtgtggcatcgaaggcctcaccattttggattgtatgggattctatagtttggttcgggctgttacgaagacactgtgttggactgtgaaatcggctcagagtgttggactgtcgaactggcccttaaCTCCCCGCAGCAGACTCTCCCCTTGACACATTTTTCAGGGCTTCACCAACAACGGCAAGATGACCATCGCCACCCTATATCCCTTGGCGCAGGAGCTCATCGGCCAGCGCACGGgactctctcacagggacatacTATTGGCCAACACCATGTACGGCTGCATCAGTGAGTATGATATATGAGTAATTAAGGGgctactattacactgggcaaattttccgtcgatcttcagtcaaaccacgatttccgctggcgtggttctcatttgtttcttgttattgctgatgatgatgatgatggtgagtaataccgtcgtccttcggtgaaatctaccgtagctttggaagatcgtggacacgtcagaaaaccgaggaaataagagaaccacgccagcggaaatcgtggtatgATCATGTTTCCTAAAGGCCCTTcaatctaagcgagaaaaatgagaaaaaatcaacactcacgcaaaccatttcataatatatatcaacgcatttgtttatgcatcatctattttttggggtttatatcatggcaaaaatgtggcccgtcgctggtacacggtagagccacaaatttggcctgtcgctgctaccgggtttaaaGAAAGGCGTGTCAGTGGAAGCGACAAACAATGAAACTCTAATGTAAGTAAGTTACGGCACatgtacagtatttttttttatccagttTCCCTTATCCAGTTCTTCCCTTAAGTTGTGGCTGCCATTAATATTACTATAATTTACAAAATGAATTGCTTAATCTTCCTATTTATAAGTTATATTGAACGTGTTGGAGTTCTAATTTCcacgtacaatttttttttccatgcaaAAAAACAAGAGAGTTAAGTGTAAGAGTGCTGAGTTGTAGTTTTCAATCTCCTTGGTAACAGAATAAATTTAATGAAATACTATATGAATTTATGAAAAATGGTAGTTTCTGATTACTAAATACTTGATGCTCACTTAATGTTCGTTATTTTTCTATGGTATATTGTAAACACGGCCAATTGCTTTTCATCAGTTTTTAGTGCCCTGTTCTCTGCAGTAAACGTATCTGAaagaataaattttaatttgaggTTTATATGTATGATACATCAGTCTTAACCACTTAAATGTGGTtatgctttaccataatttgatCATTACCTTGAAAGTCTTGTTTTGACACACCTGCCATATTTTCCGTGTTATGTCTAAATACAATAACACAAATTGTCCCTAATGTTTGTCAGAGAGGCCTCAGAATTACCCTAAAAACTACGCGCTTCTCGCGCTCCAACCACCCAGCATTTTGAGCTGggctaagacaccatcgcttctcacatcaactattcctaaaggtcaaagaggagatcaatctggttttcataagtgttttttaaggttcatggcacagaagggtcaaactaccaccagggtcataaaactacccctggaaaggcctacagctcctacgaaagccatgtcaaatatgtgagcttgggcgacgaaatgttttaaaatacgcccAATAGCCCCAATGTTTCAAGGTCCTAAATACGCCCCTGGTCTCCAATCATTTACATTCCgcagcagtgttgcctctctgtttcctaccgatattttcatcctgactgcgaggggaggaggcatgctataaaaaaaaaatgtctgttcagagcatgaagtcggttcaaggtgtggcagattcctgaattcccatgagtgcggcaatgccagttcgaccgccaattatccgattagcaccgtctccctacttacccacccacaacccacctgtttatctctctctctctccctctcgacccgggggagggacctaaggggacacgccgaccaccaacaccaccaccactaccaccaccaccaaaacgtggCAATATGGGTAAAAATcgttgccacatgtcatagaatttatacaaatcgttgttataatcctaaacatcgacactcatcgtactatgtagcttcctttactatatacagaatatataaaatatcacaaATAGCAcagggatgggaaataagagaaagacgcatgtacgaaggttgatttggcaggATGGCTAGAGGTAagcgacgataccagctccaccctgaaccgacttcatgctctgaacagactataactgcatgcctcctcccctccgcggCCTCACACAACTTTgaactcttgctcacccctatccgagccaaatcctttatgcaagtgttaaccagcattttcattccttcgtccctctctttgataatgtctggaacagccttccttggtCTATATTCCCTCCTGTCTGTGACTTGAACTCCTTCCTATGCCGAAAAATGAGCACGTTTGCTTACTCGGACTTATTGTAGGAATTGATCTTTTTTACAAATAATGTTTATATCGCTCCTATTTTAACACTCGCCAGGCTTCAATCACCATTACTTTTTCGAACCGTTTCCATCGGCGAAGTATCCATGCACTTACCATGCACTTTGAATTGGATGATGAAAAAATCCCATCGCGATAGGAAACAAACATGTATGCATATGGTAAGGTACTAGTATTAAATAATTTGACCGTCGACACCAACTAAAATGATcaacaattttcattttttatagatAAGTGGCTTGCTGCTTGCGGAGTGAACGCCGACCCCTGCCAGAACGGCGGGTTTTATGGAAAAGGCTGCGCTTGTGTGTGTCCCTCGGGCACCTCAGGGGCCAACTGCCAGACAGTGACAGGAGACTACTACGGTGATTGGCCGCCGCTTTGCACA is part of the Eriocheir sinensis breed Jianghai 21 chromosome 25, ASM2467909v1, whole genome shotgun sequence genome and harbors:
- the LOC127003208 gene encoding protein SpAN-like, coding for MRDLTRDFMETNPSVVNGHQVFEGDMVLTESQWRAVRERKALADLSARWPEQGGFPTVPYYLDTTDSVTVAAINAAIAHWEQNTCIRFQLTSNLAQRHVRFFEGSGCWSYVGMLAQNGQDISIGSGCKELGIVAHEIGHAIGFVHEQSRPDRDDYVVINYGNIQTGKENNFNKYSTSVVNTYGIPYDYSSDMHYGSTGFTNNGKMTIATLYPLAQELIGQRTGLSHRDILLANTMYGCINKWLAACGVNADPCQNGGFYGKGCACVCPSGTSGANCQTVTGDYYDDLTNPCTEKVTQEGLLTSLGYPSNYPNIQCVKWIAAPVCHVPRVTFSDFYLYEKSPYCGSTTETCCYFDGLEIRTDNLYNGEVYCGTDITAGQTFTGAGQEMILYFRAISNNLRRGWSAQLTFVPQPGCTRDPC